The following proteins are co-located in the Bacillaceae bacterium S4-13-56 genome:
- a CDS encoding MerR family transcriptional regulator — protein MDKWLSVTELSDSVKVPESTVRRYLHKFERFFRYEQRGRGKKYHPESIVILKRITSLYDEGYESAEIKEVLSQKFAFTVGEIHEDLPSTTQPPHQNIEKQLVQLESFRQEQRQFNEELKQIIQVQQEYIANSLEERDRKMMAAMNELFETKKQLASTKKKKWWELWK, from the coding sequence TTGGATAAATGGCTCTCGGTAACTGAATTGAGTGATTCCGTTAAAGTACCCGAATCAACAGTTCGAAGATATTTACATAAGTTTGAGAGATTTTTTCGCTATGAACAACGAGGTAGAGGAAAAAAATATCATCCTGAATCTATCGTGATATTAAAACGAATAACTTCTCTTTACGATGAAGGCTACGAAAGTGCAGAAATTAAAGAGGTTTTATCTCAAAAGTTTGCGTTTACGGTTGGTGAGATCCATGAGGATCTTCCTTCCACCACTCAACCACCACACCAAAATATTGAGAAACAATTAGTACAGTTAGAGAGTTTTAGACAAGAACAAAGGCAATTCAACGAGGAATTAAAGCAGATCATTCAAGTGCAACAAGAATATATTGCAAACTCTCTTGAAGAAAGAGACCGTAAAATGATGGCAGCCATGAATGAATTGTTTGAAACAAAAAAACAACTTGCTTCAACCAAGAAGAAAAAGTGG